One part of the Phycisphaerae bacterium genome encodes these proteins:
- a CDS encoding DUF5615 family PIN-like protein translates to MRIKLDENLGERGRRLLAEAGHDVASTRDEQLAGAPDATLIAHCAAEARCLVTLDLDFANPLRFSPDKYAGIVVFRPPARPSLALLEACVHTLLRGLQSAAPLHKLWIVEVDRIREYLSSEEAGGG, encoded by the coding sequence ATGCGCATCAAGTTGGACGAGAATCTGGGCGAGCGCGGGCGTCGCCTGCTCGCCGAGGCGGGGCACGATGTCGCTTCCACGCGCGACGAGCAGCTTGCCGGCGCGCCGGATGCAACGCTCATCGCGCACTGCGCGGCAGAAGCCCGCTGCCTGGTCACGCTCGATCTGGATTTTGCCAACCCACTGCGCTTTTCCCCGGACAAGTATGCCGGCATCGTTGTATTCCGTCCACCCGCCAGACCGAGTCTCGCTCTGCTGGAAGCCTGTGTCCACACGCTGCTGCGCGGGTTGCAGAGTGCTGCGCCGCTCCACAAGCTGTGGATTGTCGAGGTGGATCGCATCCGTGAATATCTGTCCTCGGAGGAAGCCGGCGGCGGGTAA
- a CDS encoding DUF433 domain-containing protein yields MTREELLARISIDPQVCFGKPCIRGTRIWVSLVLDLLASGTSMRELLDNYPGLTESDIYACIAYGAEMSRERYLNLAG; encoded by the coding sequence ATGACCCGTGAAGAACTGCTGGCCCGGATCTCGATCGATCCCCAGGTGTGTTTTGGCAAGCCGTGCATCCGGGGGACGCGCATCTGGGTCTCGTTGGTTCTTGATTTGTTAGCCAGTGGCACAAGCATGCGCGAACTGCTGGACAACTACCCCGGCCTGACCGAGTCCGACATCTACGCGTGCATCGCGTACGGCGCCGAAATGTCGCGCGAGCGATACCTCAACCTCGCGGGGTGA
- a CDS encoding citrate lyase subunit alpha (citrate-ACP transferase, the alpha subunit catalyzes the formation of (3S)-citryl-CoA from acetyl-CoA and citrate): MSKSSVQLVKNAAGRMVPTIVNGQQQVPFKGVGQYTPTARKAAPPVRSSNDFPRDGNKVVAAMVGSQGSRDQGIEVPRALVPARAASCSTAVEALKVALKNAGLRDGMRISSHHHFRNGDKIGVPLFQAAAELGVKDLIWFPSACFPCHAPLIPLIESGVIHHIEGSMNGPLGDYCSTGKMRGLGVLRSHGGRWQCVQDGEIHIDIAVLAAPTCDPFGNSNGVNGPSACGGLGFGLVDSLYADHTIMVTDNLVPFPCVPWQIQGNNVDQVVVLDVIGDPAKIVSGTTELTKSPDRLMIAEMAAQFVRDVGIMRDGFSFQAGAGGTALGFAIYLRDYMRERKIKARFIRGGSTKYLVEMLEEGLTDYILDGQTFDLHGVRSMRDNPRHVMTSPFTSYNWHGKGHFATFVDAAVLGATEVDVNFNANVVTHSDGRLLHGIGGWQNCLASPCVILPIPSVRDRIPVIVDNVTTLVGPGELIDVIVTERGIAINPRRQDLITAIKESGSKLPIRTIQEIKKEVDDMCGGPPAPPQFGEKIVAAVKWVDGTVIDSVREVEIKGPATSGGGE, from the coding sequence ATGTCGAAATCGTCTGTCCAGCTCGTCAAGAACGCCGCGGGACGCATGGTCCCGACCATCGTCAATGGCCAGCAACAGGTGCCGTTCAAAGGCGTCGGGCAGTATACGCCGACCGCCCGCAAGGCCGCGCCGCCGGTGCGCTCATCCAACGACTTCCCGCGCGATGGGAACAAGGTGGTGGCGGCGATGGTAGGGAGCCAGGGATCGAGGGATCAAGGGATCGAGGTGCCACGTGCCCTCGTTCCCGCGCGGGCGGCTTCGTGTTCCACCGCCGTCGAGGCCCTCAAGGTCGCCCTGAAGAACGCCGGCCTCCGCGACGGCATGCGCATCAGCTCGCACCACCATTTCCGCAACGGCGACAAGATCGGCGTCCCGCTCTTCCAGGCCGCGGCCGAGCTCGGCGTCAAAGATCTCATCTGGTTCCCCTCCGCGTGCTTCCCGTGCCACGCCCCGCTCATCCCGCTCATCGAGTCCGGCGTCATCCACCACATCGAGGGCAGCATGAACGGCCCCCTCGGCGACTACTGCTCCACCGGCAAGATGCGCGGCCTGGGCGTCCTGCGCTCGCACGGCGGACGCTGGCAGTGCGTCCAGGATGGCGAGATCCACATCGATATCGCCGTCCTCGCCGCCCCGACCTGCGACCCGTTCGGCAACAGCAACGGCGTCAACGGCCCGTCGGCGTGTGGCGGCCTCGGCTTCGGGCTGGTGGATTCGCTCTACGCCGACCACACGATCATGGTCACCGACAACCTCGTGCCGTTCCCGTGCGTGCCGTGGCAGATCCAGGGCAACAACGTGGACCAGGTCGTCGTCCTCGACGTCATCGGCGACCCGGCGAAAATCGTCTCCGGCACGACCGAGCTGACCAAGAGCCCCGACCGCCTGATGATCGCCGAGATGGCCGCCCAGTTCGTCCGCGACGTCGGCATCATGCGCGACGGGTTCAGCTTCCAGGCCGGCGCCGGCGGCACGGCGTTGGGCTTCGCCATCTACCTCCGCGACTACATGCGCGAGCGCAAGATCAAGGCCCGCTTCATCCGCGGCGGCAGCACGAAATACCTCGTCGAGATGCTCGAAGAGGGCCTCACCGACTACATCCTCGACGGGCAGACGTTCGACCTGCACGGCGTCCGCTCGATGCGCGACAATCCGCGGCACGTCATGACCTCGCCGTTCACGTCGTACAACTGGCACGGCAAGGGGCACTTCGCGACGTTCGTCGATGCGGCGGTGCTGGGCGCGACCGAGGTCGATGTGAACTTCAATGCCAACGTCGTGACGCACTCCGACGGCCGGCTGTTGCACGGCATCGGCGGCTGGCAGAACTGCCTCGCCAGCCCGTGCGTGATCCTGCCGATCCCGAGCGTCCGCGACCGCATCCCGGTCATCGTGGACAACGTGACGACGCTGGTCGGTCCCGGCGAGTTGATCGACGTGATCGTCACGGAGCGCGGCATCGCGATCAACCCGCGCCGCCAGGACCTCATTACGGCGATCAAGGAGTCCGGCTCGAAGCTGCCCATCCGCACGATCCAGGAGATCAAAAAGGAAGTGGACGACATGTGCGGCGGCCCGCCGGCCCCGCCGCAGTTCGGCGAAAAGATCGTCGCGGCGGTGAAGTGGGTCGATGGCACGGTGATCGACAGCGTGCGCGAGGTGGAAATCAAGGGTCCGGCGACAAGCGGCGGTGGGGAGTAG
- a CDS encoding DUF1080 domain-containing protein, whose translation MIAHRFLSTGLIACVAAMALAQQPAKPPAGSQLTPAEQAAGWKVLFDGKDTTAWRGYKQKSFPTEGWVVADGCLKTVAGATGGDLITADQYGDFELTLEWKVAPKGNSGIIYRVTEANDETWQTGPEYQILDDAGAGEAPESNHSAGSMFDLCPAVAGKVLKPAGEFNQVRIRVQDGVVQHWLNGKKVVECRLVGDEWKKLIAGSKFREYDGFGLQPRGHIALQHHGDEVWFRNIRVRDLAAPLPGEVRLFNGKDLTGWQACLPEGGKMDEVWTVADGVLVCKGQPVGYIRTTADYTNYVLKLEWRFNPVTKQAGNSGVLLRLIGPDKVWPKSVEAQLQSGNAGDFWNIDEFPMKVDPARTEGRNTKKTHGAERPIGDWNEYEITVDHGTITLRVNGEVLNEATDVQETPGKIGLQSEGAEIHFRNVRLAPLP comes from the coding sequence ATGATCGCACACCGTTTTCTGAGCACAGGATTGATCGCATGCGTGGCCGCCATGGCGCTGGCTCAGCAGCCGGCGAAGCCGCCCGCCGGATCGCAGCTCACTCCCGCCGAGCAAGCCGCCGGCTGGAAGGTTCTGTTCGACGGGAAGGACACGACGGCTTGGCGCGGCTACAAGCAGAAGAGCTTTCCCACCGAAGGCTGGGTCGTTGCCGACGGGTGTCTGAAGACTGTCGCAGGCGCCACCGGCGGCGATCTTATCACCGCCGACCAGTATGGCGATTTCGAGTTGACGCTCGAATGGAAGGTCGCGCCCAAGGGCAACAGCGGCATCATCTACCGCGTCACCGAAGCGAACGACGAGACATGGCAGACCGGGCCGGAATACCAGATTCTCGACGACGCCGGCGCCGGCGAAGCGCCGGAGTCTAATCACTCCGCCGGATCCATGTTCGATCTCTGCCCGGCCGTCGCCGGCAAGGTGCTCAAGCCTGCGGGCGAGTTCAATCAGGTGCGGATTCGCGTCCAGGATGGCGTCGTGCAGCACTGGCTCAACGGCAAGAAGGTGGTCGAGTGCCGCCTCGTCGGCGATGAATGGAAGAAGCTCATCGCCGGCAGCAAGTTCCGCGAGTACGACGGCTTTGGCCTCCAGCCGCGCGGGCACATCGCATTGCAGCATCATGGCGACGAGGTCTGGTTCCGCAACATCCGCGTCCGTGACTTGGCGGCGCCGCTGCCGGGCGAGGTGCGCTTGTTCAACGGCAAGGACCTGACGGGCTGGCAGGCGTGTCTGCCCGAGGGCGGGAAGATGGATGAAGTGTGGACGGTCGCCGACGGCGTGCTGGTCTGCAAGGGCCAGCCGGTGGGCTACATCCGCACGACGGCGGACTACACGAATTATGTGCTGAAGCTCGAATGGCGTTTCAACCCGGTCACGAAGCAGGCTGGCAACAGTGGCGTGCTGCTGCGTTTGATCGGCCCGGACAAGGTCTGGCCGAAAAGCGTCGAGGCCCAGCTTCAGAGCGGCAACGCCGGCGATTTCTGGAACATCGATGAGTTCCCGATGAAGGTCGATCCCGCGCGCACCGAGGGCCGCAACACGAAGAAGACGCACGGCGCCGAGCGCCCGATCGGCGATTGGAACGAGTACGAGATCACCGTCGATCACGGTACGATCACGCTGCGCGTGAACGGCGAGGTGTTGAACGAAGCGACGGACGTGCAGGAAACGCCAGGAAAGATCGGCCTGCAATCGGAGGGCGCGGAGATTCACTTCCGCAACGTGCGGCTGGCGCCATTGCCATAG
- a CDS encoding class I SAM-dependent methyltransferase, which yields MHRACPVCGGDDSRLLLTRGPWRLVECAACHLAYLPDIPTGERVETEFEWNASFARERWERWQRNPFTRIYTYTLMLLKPSRERRAVRRIRRTVRGGRLLDIACGDGRFAAVALRAGFDPMGTELSPKMAAKARWRLGDERVLIGRLEDLALAPASFDVITAISFLEHDPQPAKLLGQAFNLLRPGGALFIKVPNYDSLLRRWRGAHWSGYRWPEHVQYFTPDTLGRLVRAAGFEVGEVFAPRLGDNLWLTALRPRA from the coding sequence ATGCACCGCGCGTGCCCCGTGTGTGGCGGCGACGACTCCCGCCTGCTGCTGACGCGCGGCCCCTGGCGGCTCGTCGAATGCGCCGCGTGCCACCTGGCGTACCTGCCCGACATCCCGACCGGCGAGCGCGTCGAGACCGAGTTCGAATGGAATGCATCTTTCGCCCGTGAACGCTGGGAGCGCTGGCAGCGGAACCCGTTCACGCGCATCTACACCTACACGCTCATGCTGCTCAAGCCCAGTCGCGAACGCCGGGCCGTGCGACGCATTCGGCGCACCGTGCGCGGCGGTCGCCTGCTGGACATCGCGTGCGGCGACGGGCGTTTCGCGGCGGTCGCCCTGCGGGCGGGGTTCGACCCGATGGGCACGGAGCTGTCGCCGAAGATGGCCGCGAAGGCCCGCTGGCGGTTGGGCGATGAACGCGTGCTGATCGGCCGCCTTGAAGACCTCGCCCTCGCACCGGCGTCCTTCGACGTGATCACGGCAATCAGCTTCCTTGAGCATGACCCGCAGCCGGCCAAGCTGCTCGGGCAGGCGTTCAATCTGCTGCGCCCCGGCGGCGCGCTGTTCATCAAGGTGCCGAACTACGATAGCCTGCTCCGGCGGTGGCGCGGCGCACATTGGTCCGGCTACCGCTGGCCGGAGCATGTGCAGTATTTCACGCCGGACACGCTGGGCCGGCTCGTCCGCGCGGCCGGCTTCGAGGTCGGCGAGGTCTTCGCGCCGCGCCTGGGCGACAACCTGTGGCTGACCGCGCTCCGGCCGCGGGCGTAG
- a CDS encoding RibD family protein, with the protein MLPRVILHNAVSVDGRMDWLNIDLAQYYGLVPRWRENATLVGAGTILAAPDPVPPEDASAFEPPPVKPRDKRPLLVVPDSRGRVRSWHALRQAPYWRGMVALCSRATPREYRDYLKRRHIDCIITGRAQVDLRRALEELNARYGVKVVRVDSGGTLNGALLRAGLISEVSILIQPSLVGGTTPRGLFLAPDLTSAAGVVGAKLAQVEKLKGGVVWLRYKVAR; encoded by the coding sequence GTGTTGCCGCGTGTGATTCTGCATAACGCCGTCAGCGTCGACGGCCGGATGGATTGGCTGAATATCGATCTCGCGCAGTACTACGGCCTGGTGCCGCGCTGGCGCGAGAATGCCACGCTCGTCGGGGCCGGCACGATCTTGGCCGCCCCGGACCCGGTACCGCCGGAGGATGCATCCGCGTTCGAGCCTCCGCCGGTCAAGCCGCGCGACAAGCGCCCGCTGCTCGTCGTGCCCGACAGTCGTGGGCGCGTGCGCAGTTGGCACGCGCTGCGGCAGGCGCCGTACTGGCGCGGCATGGTCGCGCTCTGTTCGCGCGCGACCCCGCGGGAGTATCGCGATTACCTCAAACGCCGACACATTGACTGCATTATCACCGGTCGCGCGCAGGTCGATCTGCGCCGGGCGCTGGAAGAGCTCAACGCCCGCTACGGCGTGAAGGTCGTGCGTGTGGACAGCGGCGGCACGCTCAACGGCGCGCTGCTCCGCGCGGGGCTCATCAGCGAAGTCAGCATCCTGATTCAGCCGAGCCTTGTCGGCGGCACCACCCCACGCGGGCTGTTCCTGGCGCCCGATCTGACATCCGCCGCCGGCGTGGTCGGGGCGAAGCTCGCCCAGGTCGAGAAGCTCAAGGGCGGCGTCGTGTGGCTCCGGTACAAGGTCGCGCGTTAG
- a CDS encoding class I SAM-dependent methyltransferase produces the protein MSYYSDHLSAERLRRCYEIAPLRVQQYFEAEIQHVLARVRPTDAVLELGCGYGRVVARLAGVARSVVGIDTSAASLALGRELLRDRPNCRLLQMDACALGLRDATFDAVVCIQNGLSAFHVEPRAVIRESLRVTRPGGRVLLSTYAERFWPHRLDWFRRQAAEGLLGEIDEAATRDGHIVCKDGFTARTISADEFLALSNGLAFRQRTLIEVDESSLFCEILV, from the coding sequence ATGAGCTACTACTCCGACCATCTCTCCGCCGAACGCCTTCGCCGGTGCTATGAAATCGCTCCGCTGCGCGTGCAGCAGTACTTTGAAGCTGAAATCCAGCACGTCCTGGCCCGCGTCCGACCGACCGACGCAGTACTCGAACTCGGCTGCGGCTATGGCCGCGTGGTTGCACGGCTCGCCGGCGTAGCCCGCTCGGTCGTGGGGATCGACACGTCCGCCGCCAGTCTCGCGCTGGGCCGCGAGCTGCTCCGCGACCGGCCGAACTGCCGGCTGCTGCAGATGGACGCCTGCGCCCTCGGCCTGCGCGACGCGACGTTCGACGCGGTCGTCTGCATCCAGAACGGCCTGTCCGCGTTTCACGTCGAGCCGCGCGCCGTCATTCGCGAGAGCCTGCGCGTCACGCGCCCCGGCGGACGCGTCCTGCTGTCCACCTACGCCGAGCGCTTCTGGCCGCACCGGCTGGACTGGTTTCGTCGGCAGGCCGCGGAAGGGCTGCTGGGTGAAATCGACGAAGCGGCTACGCGCGACGGGCACATCGTCTGCAAGGACGGCTTCACCGCCCGCACGATCAGCGCCGACGAGTTTCTCGCCCTGAGCAACGGCCTCGCGTTCCGGCAGCGGACGCTCATCGAGGTGGACGAGTCGAGTCTTTTCTGCGAGATTCTCGTCTGA